A region from the Neomonachus schauinslandi chromosome 2, ASM220157v2, whole genome shotgun sequence genome encodes:
- the TIGD4 gene encoding tigger transposable element-derived protein 4, protein MAEASEDASALPVTVKKKKSLSIEEKIDIINAVESGKKKAEIAAEYGIKKNSLSSIMKNKDKVLEAFESLRFDPKRKRLRTAFYTDLEEALMRWYRIAQCLNVPVNGPMLRLKANDFAQKLGHNDFKCSNGWLDRFKSRYGLVFRAQPVEATGVSVDPSTVWHQNVLPYYLNDYHPKNVFNIKETGLLYRMLPTNTFAFKGETCSIGKLCKDRITLVVGANMDGSEKLPLLIIGKNRNPHCFKGIKSLPVCYEANRMAWMTSDVFEQWMRKLDEKFQVQQRRVVIFVDSFPSHPEVKNLKSIELAFFPSCLSSKFIAMKQGVIKNLKVKYRHCLIKKFLSSVEGSKEFTFSLLDAVDTLHLCWRAVTPETIVKSYEEAGFKSQKGESDKTNAETDTGLDLVAHAQAAGVEFPEGLSIEEYAALDDDLETCEAAPESDSVWTKESKSDETEFYTSDEEDDDGSLGTELPLPSKNEAITALDTLKNFLRSQDMNDELHNSLADLEIFINSSSK, encoded by the coding sequence ATGGCAGAAGCTTCCGAGGATGCCTCAGCTCTGCCCGTaacagtgaagaaaaagaaaagtttatccATTGAAGAAAAGATCGACATCATAAATGCAGTAGAAAGCGgcaagaaaaaggcagaaattgcAGCTGaatatggaataaagaaaaattcgTTGTCTTCTATTATGAAGAATAAAGACAAAGTTCTAGAAGCCTTTGAATCTCTGAGATTTGatccaaagagaaaaagactgagaaCTGCTTTTTACACAGATCTGGAAGAAGCATTAATGAGGTGGTATCGAATTGCTCAGTGTCTAAATGTACCAGTTAATGGTCCAATGTTGCGTCTAAAAGCTAATGATTTTGCCCAGAAACTGGGACATAATGATTTTAAGTGCAGTAATGGTTGGCTGGATCGCTTTAAATCCAGGTATGGTTTAGTATTCAGAGCTCAACCTGTAGAAGCTACAGGTGTATCAGTAGACCCTTCAACTGTCTGGCACCAAAATGTACTTCcttattatttaaatgattatcatcctaaaaatgtttttaatataaaagagaCTGGGCTGCTGTATCGAATGTTACCTACAAATACGTTTGCATTTAAAGGAGAAACATGCTCAATCGGAAAGTTATGCAAAGACAGAATAACTCTGGTGGTTGGGGCGAACATGGATGGCTCAGAGAAACTTCCTTTGCTTATCATTGGAAAAAACAGAAATCCACATTGTTTCAAAGGTATAAAATCATTGCCTGTGTGTTATGAAGCTAACAGAATGGCATGGATGACCTCAGATGTATTTGAACAATGGATGCGGAAGCTCGATGAGAAATTTCAAGTCCAGCAACGAAGAGTGGtgatttttgttgattcttttccTTCACATCCAGAGGTAAAGAACCTAAAGTCCATTGAGTTAGCGTTCTTTCCATCATGTTTATCTTCCAAATTTATAGCTATGAAACAAGGTGTTATTAAAAACCTTAAAGTCAAATATCGACATTGTCTTATCAAGAAATTTTTAAGCTCTGTTGAAGGCAGCAAAGAATTTACATTTTCTCTACTCGATGCAGTTGATACTTTGCACCTTTGTTGGAGGGCTGTAACCCCAGAGACTATTGTTAAGAGTTATGAAGAGGCAGGATTCAAATCTCAAAAAGGAGAAAGTGACAAGACAAATGCAGAGACAGACACTGGTCTTGATTTGGTTGCCCATGCTCAGGCAGCAGGCGTGGAATTTCCTGAAGGTTTATCTATAGAAGAGTATGCTGCCCTCGATGATGATTTGGAGACATGTGAAGCTGCACCAGAAAGTGATTCGGTATGGACCAAAGAAAGTAAATCAGATGAAACTGAATTTTATACTTCTGACGAAGAGGATGATGATGGATCTCTAGGAACTGAACTCCCTTTGCCATCAAAAAATGAGGCAATAACTGCTTTAGatactcttaaaaattttcttagaaGTCAAGATATGAATGATGAGCTTCATAATTCTTTAGCAGaccttgaaatttttattaactcatcatctaaataa